TAATTCTGCATTTTCTTTAGAAAGTTCAGATGTCTTAATAGTTTTTCCATTTTCTAAAGCTAAATCAATTGCACTTTCTAATGTTAGTTCTCTTGAAAACGCCGCTGTTGAAAGTAAAACTAACAACCCTAATAACTTTTTCATTAATTCCCTCCTGTTAATAACTTCAAAATACTTTCAGTAACTAATTGTATTTCTTCATCTAAATTAATATTTTTTAATCTTTCTTCAAACTCTAATATATCACTTATAAAATAGTCATCTGTATTTTTATAAAATAATCTTTCTAATCTATAAGATTTTATTCCTCCCATTATAAATATTATTAGCGTATTTATTTCATTTTTGGAATATTTAATACCTGGTATATTTTTTATTATCTGTTTTAAAAAATCTCTATTTAACATCTCTATCTGTAAAAGTTTTTCTCGTAAAAGCGGTGTTAAATGTTCTAAATTTCTAGTTAAATTTATTAATATTAAATGTGAATTTAAATTTTTTGATGCTATCATAAACCTTTTAATAATAAAAATTTTTATTTTTTCTTTATAATCTAAGTCTTCAGCTAACAGTTCTTTTAATTCATCTTTTCTAATTTCATAAACTTTATCGACAATTTCTTCTAAAAGCTGGTCTTTTGATTTAAAGTAAGTATAAAAGCTTCCTTTAGCTATACTTAAATGGTTTGTTATGTCCTCAACTCTAGTTTTAAAGATACCTTTTTTTAACAAAACATCTTTTGCGGCTTCTAGAATTTGTTCTTTTTTTTCTTCCTTTATCATCTGATCACCCTCTTTCAATTTAAAATAAAAATGACTAAATAGTCATAGAATATTCTAATCTATAATGACTATTTAGTCAATGGTTTTTTTATATTTTACCAGACGTTGTGTGCATTTGAATTAAATCCAGAAGAAGTAGAATAATATTTAGCATCAATTGGTTTATCTTCATGCACCAATATCATTCCTCTTGTTGATTTTACACCTTGAGTTGCTAATTCATTCTCATCTAAATTATTATAAACTTGACTTTGTGTACTATCTAATATATGAAATCCTAATTTTGCATATCTATTTCTTAAAATATCTTTAGCTGCGTACGTTCTAGCCGCTATTGCTTGAACTTTTAATGCTTCTAAACCAAAGCTTTTCGGCATTTCACTTGGTACAACTTGTAATAGATATTCTTCAATGGAAACTTCATTAATTAAATTTAATCTTGTTCCATTTTTAGCTAATCTAATTTCAAAACTGCCTCTATATGTTGGAGATTTATAGTTTCTAATATTTCTTTTTAAATTAGTTATTGAAATCATTCTGTTTGATGTAACACTTACGCTATTTCTTGTTTTTAACTTTAGTTTTCCTTGAACTATAACTTGCGTGTATCCATCCTTAGTTATAAAATCCACAGATGTATTTGGACTTACTGTTGTACTTCCATCTTTACTTTTTATTTTTAAACTTCCTGTAGAAGACATTGAAATTTTAGTATGATCTATAGTTGAAAATCCACTTGTCATTATTCCAACTCTTATTTTCCCATCAATTCCATCTATTGATCTTATATTTTTTAACTTTGTATTAGAATAATATCTTTCTAAAACTTTTTTATAAGAATAACCTTTATTCTTTGTTAAATCCATAGCTGACCATTGTGGAATTCCTGAACCATGACCAAATCCACCACCATAAATATTAAATCCATTATTTCCTAATTTTTCTATTGCTATAAATGCTGATGGCAACATACTTGGATTTCTAGATATTGGCCTTTCATTATAGTTAGAACTACCACCTTTAGTTCCATAAATATTTATAGTACTTGTCACTACATTTTTATTCATTCCTAAAAGATTTCTTATATTTCCTTCTTTAGCGACCATATATTGACCTCTTGTTCCTCTCAGTAAAAGTTTAGTTACTAATCCTGATTTCCCTCTCTCTAAAACTCTAACTTCTATTACATCTCCAATTGGATTTAGTGGAATTTTTTTTGATATCCATTCACTATTTGAATATGTCAATACTTCCTTTGGTCTTCTTGCATATAAAGTTAATAAATTTTTATTTAAAATATTGCTCATTTCTCTTCTTGTTAAACTAACTTTCCATCTCCAATATGATGAGTTATCTCCATGTCCTTTTGCTTTTATATTTTTATAAAAAGCTAAGAATTCATTTTCTGTATAGGATTTAAATGGAGCTTTAGGTGATTCCATATCATTTACATAATTTAAATATGGTATAGGTTTCGCTATCGGTAAATTATCTTTTTTATATTTTCCATATAAATTCACTCTATCTCCACTTAATTTATGACCACTTTTATTTAATCTTTCATAGTACTCTTTTTTTGAATTACTACTGCAACCAATTAAAGCTAAAAAACAAAAGCTTAATATAATTTTTTTTATTTTTTTTCCTTTCATTATAACTCTATCCCTTTTTTTATTATATATTCTCTTACTCTTTCTAACTCCTCTTGAGTATCCACCCCTATAATTTCATATGGTGTCTCTAAAACTTTAATTTTATGACCATTTTCTAAAACTCTAAGTTGTTCTAATGATTCAGAGTTCTCCAAAGGAGTACTTTCTTGCTTTGAATATTCTAAAACAAATTCTCTTTTATATCCATATATTCCAACATGTTTAAAATATATATCTAAATTTTCATTTCTTGGATATGGAATCACACTTCTAGAAAAATAAAGTGCGTAATCATTTTTATCTGTTACTACCTTTACAAAATTAGGATTTTCAATATCTTCTTTTTTATGAAGCTTGTGTTTCAATGTTGCCATTTTTAACTCTTCTTCATCTTTAAATACTTCTATTAAAGAATTTATCATTTCAGGTTCTATCAATGGCTCATCCCCTTGAATATTTATAATTACATCATAGCCTGTCTCTTTCTCACAAACTTCAGCTATTCTGCTCGTTCCATTTAGGTGATTTTTATCTGTTAATATTACCTCTCCTCCAAATTCTTTTATAACTTTATAAACTTCTTCTGAATCTGTCGCAATAATAACTTTATCTAAATCTGATTTTATAGCTCTTTTATAAACCCATTCAATCATCGAATGACCACATATATCTTTTAATGGTTTTTTCGGTAATCTTGTTGACTCATATCTCGCTGGAATTACTCCTAAAAACTTCATTTTACAACCTCCAAAATTCAATGTATAATAAGATTATACAAGAATATTGTATTAAAAAAAAGAGTTTTATACTTAAAAAAGGAGAAAGTTTATGTTACGTATTTATTTTGTTAGACACGGTGAGACAGTTTGGAATACATTAAAAATTTTTCAAGGGAGATCTAACTCTCCTTTAACTGAATTAGGAATTGAACAAGCAAAAAAACTATCTAAATATTTAGAAAATATTAATTTTCAAAAAATTTATTCTTCTCCACAAGAAAGAGCTTTACATACAACTAAACTTATATTAGGAAATAGAAAAATGGAAATAACTCCAATTGAAGAATTTCAAGAAATTAATATGGGAAATGTTGAAGGAATTCCTAGAGAAGAATTTGAAAAAAATTATCCTATTGAGTATCATAATTTTTGGCACAATGCTGTAGAATATAATCCTTCTGCATATGCTGGTGAAAGTTACGATGAAATCCTTGAAAGAGTTAAAGTTGGACTAAACAAATTAATTTCTGAAAATACCCATGGAAATATTTTAGTTATTAGTCATGGTGTTACTTTAAAAGCAATTTTTAATATTATTAATCAAAAAGGAATTGACGAATTTTCTAAGCAACCTGTTCCTGAAAACACTAGTACAACTATTGTTGAATATGACTCAAATAAATTTAAAATTGTAAAATTTTCTGACACAGAGCATTTAAAATAATTTTTTTCATTCTACTAAAGGAAATAGCTCACAGTTAAAGTACAAGAATATATATTAGTATATATTTTTCAGGGGGTGAGTTTTTTTGGGAGGTAAATTTAATATCAACATAAAAGTTATGGGAATTGGTGGCGGTGGTATAAATGCTCTAGATGAAATTTCTACATCTAGTATAAATGAGGTTACTTTTTTTGCTCTTAATACTGATTTACAAGATTTAAATAACTCAAAAACTCTACATAAAATTCAATTGGGTTCTTCGGCAACAAAAGGTCTTGGGTGTGGAGGTAATATGGAGTTAGGAGAAAAAGCTACTAAAGAAACCTTACCTCTTATAAAAAATCTTCTTAAAGGTACAGATTTTTTATTTTTAACTTCTACAATGGGTGGAGGAACTGGAAGTTCTGCCACTGCTTTAATTGCTAAATTAGCTAAAGAAATGAATATTTTAACAATTGCAATTGTTACTAAACCATTTTCTTTTGAAGGAAAAAGAAGAATGAAAATTGCTGAAGCTGGAATTAAAAATCTTAAACCTTTTGTTGATTCTCTTATAGTTGTTCCAAATGATAAACTTCTAGATACTAATACTCCTAATTTAACTGTTCAAGAAGCCTTTAAAAAAAGTAACTTTGTTCTTTATACTGCTGTTAAAGGTATGACTGATCTTATGCTTGCAAAAGGTTTTATCAATCTAGATTTTGCAGATATCAAATCTCTTTTACTTAGTTCAGGTGAAGCCATTTTAGGCTTTGGCGAAGCTTCTGGTGAAAACCGTGCTGAAAAAGCTGCTCTTGCTGCAGTTGATTCTTCTCTTTTTGAAAGAAGTATATCTGGTGCAAGAAAATTTTTAGTAAATATTGTTGGTCCTAAAAATTTAAATTTAATTGAATCGAGCGTTATTGTAGATACTATTAAAAATGAATGTGGTGCTGATATTGATGATGTTCTTTTTGGAGTTTCTATAGATGAGAACTCTAAAGATACCATTAAAGTTATTTCTATTGCCAATTCTTTTATAAATAAATAAAAAAACGGTTTTGCAACCGTTTTTTTTTATTTTACATTTGAAATAAACTCTTCTGGAAGTGGTAATTCAATTTTTATATCATATTTTGGTATTTCACAATAATATGAAAATAAAAACATACTCTTTCCACCTTTTCCGTATTTACCATCACCAACGATTGGATGACCTAAACTTGATAATTGAACTCTTAATTGATGAGTTCTTCCTGTTTCAAGTTTTGCTTCTAAAATCGTTCTACTTTTTCCTCTTTTTAAAACTTTAAAATAAGAAATACTTTCCTTTGATCCAATTTCATATTTATCTAGCTCTATTACTTTTGTCTCTTCTTTTTTTAAATAAGACTTTATTGTAAAATCCTTTTGATTAACTACACCATCAACTAGTATATAATATTTTTTTTCAGTATTTCCTTCTCTTACTTCTTCTGCTAACTCTCTAGTTACTGATAAAGTTTTAGCACCTATTACCAAACCTGAAGTTGATTTATCTATCCTATTCACAAAATTAAATTCGTCTGTCTTATAGTAACTTTTAAAAAGTTCAGATATTCCATATTCATGTCCACTACCTTTATGCATGACCATATCTGCTTTTTTATTAAAAATAACTACTTTATCATCTTCAAAAACAATTCCTGATTTTAAAATTTCTAAATCTTTATTCGAAATTTTTATAAATGATTTAACTTCAGTTTCTCCACCACTAATTAAAACTTTAACAATATCGCCTTCTTTTAATCTGTAGTTTTCTTTAGATTTTTTTCCATTAACTTTGATTTTTCCAGTTCTTATTCCTTTAAAAATTTCTGTTAATGGAGTATTTTCATATTTTTTTCTCAAAAATCTATCTAGTCTAACTTCGTTAAAACTAGAATCTATTATATATTCCATTTTTACTCCCTATATATATTTATACTTTGAACAATTCCTAGCATAGCAAAAGCAAACAGAAAAGAAGTTCCTCCATAACTCATAAGAAGAAGGGGAAGTCCCGTTACTGGCATTATACCCGTAACCATTCCTATATTAACAACTATATGGAAAAAGAAAATAGCTGAAATTCCGTAACAAATCAATTTTCCAAATCCTTCTGATTTATCTCCTATTCTCATTATTCCCCATAAAAGTAATAAATAAAGAGCCAGTAGAACACATCCTCCTATTAAACCTCTCTCTTCTAAAAATACTGCTGCTATAAAATCAGTGTGTGATTCTGGTAAAAATCTTAATTTACTTTGAGTTCCTTGTAGAAATCCTTTTCCAAAGACTCCACCTGAACCAACTGCAATCATTGATTGAGTTACGTTCCAACCACTTCCTAATAGATCTGCTTCTGGATTTAAAAATGTTAATACTCTCTCTCTTTGATAATCTTTTAACAAAAAGAAATATCCTATTGGAGCCATTGATACTCCTGCAATTCCTAGAATTATTATTGTTTTCCAATCAATTCCATTTACAAAAATTAGGATTAAATATAAAAATATTATAACTAAAGAGGTTCCTAAATCTGGTTGAGCTGCTATTAATAAAAATATTGGTAATATATGCATGCTTGTTTCTAAAACATTTTTTAACCCAGAAAATTTATTAGCATATTTTGTTGCAAGAACTTCTGAAAATGTTAATACAATAAGTAATTTAGAAAATTCCGAAGGTTGAATTGTTATAAATCCTAAATCTATCCATCTCTGAGCTCCGAGTCTTTTATCTCCTATAACAAAAACCAATGCTAATAAAATAACATTTATTAAATAAATTATTTTATAGTATTTTCCATAAATTCTATAATCTATAAAAGAAAATATAAAATACGTAAATATTCCTAACCCTGTCCAAGCAATTTCTTTATAAAAAAACGAATTTCCTTTATGTATAGTTGCACTGTAAACTGTTAATATACTAATTGCAACTATGCACAAAGCTATATATAAAATCATATTTTTCATTTTTTTTATTCTTTTTATTGTAACTACTAAATCATGATTTTTTCCCATTTGTTTCTCCTATTTCCCTGTGTGTCCAAATCCACCTTCAGCTCTTATAGTTGTTGATAATTCTTCAACTTTTTCAAATTCCATCTTATAAACTTTTTGTAATACAAGTTGTCCAATTCTTTCTCCTGGATTAACTGTAAACTCTTCATTACTTAAATTTATAAGTACAACTCCAACCTCTCCTCTATAATCAGAATCAATTGTTCCTGGAGTATTTACTAATGTTATTCCATGTTTTAGTGCTAAACCACTTCTTGGTCTAACTTGAACTTCGTATCCATAAGGAATTTCCATTTTTATTCCTGTTGGAATTAATTTTCTTTCTAAAGTTTTTAATACAACTGCTTCTGAAATATTTGCTTTAACATCCATTCCAGCTGCTCCTTCAGTCATATATTTAGGTAATTCAACTCCATTTTCTAATACTAACTTAACTATAACTTTTTCCATTTTTTCCCCTTTATATATTTCCTAAAATTGTTTTAGAAAGATAACTTTCATTGAATATCTTTTCAGCTACCCTTTTTATATCTTCTAAAGTTACATCTTCTATCTCTTTTATTACTGTTTCTATATCTCTAACATATCCATAAACTAAATATGAACCAGCCATTCTAGTCATTTTTCCTTTACTACTCTCAAGTCCAAAAGTAACCATACTTAAAAATTGATTTTTAGCTCTTAATAATTCATTTTCTGTAATTCCCTTTTCTTTTAATTCTTTCAATTCATTTTCTATTATTGATATTACTTCTTTATAATCATCATGAGTAGTTCCAGCATATACTGTAAATAGACCTCCTTCATCAAATGTAGAAGTATATGAATATACAGAGTACGCCAATCCTTTTTCTTCTCTTATCTTTTGAAAAAGTCTAGAGCTCATATTTCCACCAAGAACATTAGAAATTACTGACATCGGTACTCTGTCTTCATCTGTATTAGATGTTCCTAATGTGTTTACACAAAGATGAACTTGATTTGTTTCTTGATTAATTATTTTTTCTCCTGAATTTATAAACATATTCCCATTGTATGATCTAAATGAGCTTTTATCTTTTAATTGCCCTATACCTTCATTTAATTGATTATAAATCTTTTCTTCATCAATATTTCCAGCTACGGCTATAATAATATTTTCTGGTTTATACATATCATTAAAATATTTTAAAATTTTATCTCTATCTATTCCCTTTAAACTTTCAATACTTCCTGCGATTTTCTGACTTTGAACACCATTTATTGCAAAATTTAAATTCTCTTCGTGAACAACTTCTTCAGGTATATCTTCATACATTCTTATTTCTTCAATTATTACATTTCTTTCTTTTTCAATATTCTCTTCTGTAAAAGTTGAATTTAAAAACATATCATTTAATATATCTATACCTTTTGATAATGTATTTGATGTCATTTGAATATAATAAGCTGTTTTTTCAACGCTTGTGTACGCATTAATCATTCCACCTTGATTATCAATTTCTTCTGATATTTCTTTTGCTGTTCTATTAGTAGTTCCTTTAAATAATAGATGTTCTATAAAGTGAGAAATCCCTTCTTCTCCAGGTAATTCATTTTTTACACCTGTTCTTACAAAAAAACCTAAACTAGCTGTATTTATACTTTTTATATCTTCCATCAATAATGTTATTCCATTATTTAACTTTTTAGTTATTATGCTCATGTTCCTCCCTAATACTCTGCTTTTTTCATAAAGTATATTCCTAAACATAAAAATATAATATTTGGAACCCAACCACTTACAAAAGGATTTAATATTCCATTTACACTTAAAGCTTCAAAAGAAGCTTGTACTATATAGTAAGAATATCCTAATCCTACACTTAAAGCTATACTTATTGCTGATGCTCCTCTTACATATCTACTTCCTAATGATAATCCTAAAAATGAAACTATGAAACTGGCAAATGGAAACGAATATCTTTTTCCTAATACTGATAAAGATTCTTTTATATCTCCACCTGTAACTCGAATTTCTCTAACAGCTTTTTTTATTTGAGTATTTGTTAATTCATCTGCATTGTCTTGAATTGTTATAAAATTATCTGGTGCTTTATCT
Above is a window of Candidatus Cetobacterium colombiensis DNA encoding:
- a CDS encoding TetR/AcrR family transcriptional regulator codes for the protein MIKEEKKEQILEAAKDVLLKKGIFKTRVEDITNHLSIAKGSFYTYFKSKDQLLEEIVDKVYEIRKDELKELLAEDLDYKEKIKIFIIKRFMIASKNLNSHLILINLTRNLEHLTPLLREKLLQIEMLNRDFLKQIIKNIPGIKYSKNEINTLIIFIMGGIKSYRLERLFYKNTDDYFISDILEFEERLKNINLDEEIQLVTESILKLLTGGN
- a CDS encoding SpoIID/LytB domain-containing protein, which gives rise to MKGKKIKKIILSFCFLALIGCSSNSKKEYYERLNKSGHKLSGDRVNLYGKYKKDNLPIAKPIPYLNYVNDMESPKAPFKSYTENEFLAFYKNIKAKGHGDNSSYWRWKVSLTRREMSNILNKNLLTLYARRPKEVLTYSNSEWISKKIPLNPIGDVIEVRVLERGKSGLVTKLLLRGTRGQYMVAKEGNIRNLLGMNKNVVTSTINIYGTKGGSSNYNERPISRNPSMLPSAFIAIEKLGNNGFNIYGGGFGHGSGIPQWSAMDLTKNKGYSYKKVLERYYSNTKLKNIRSIDGIDGKIRVGIMTSGFSTIDHTKISMSSTGSLKIKSKDGSTTVSPNTSVDFITKDGYTQVIVQGKLKLKTRNSVSVTSNRMISITNLKRNIRNYKSPTYRGSFEIRLAKNGTRLNLINEVSIEEYLLQVVPSEMPKSFGLEALKVQAIAARTYAAKDILRNRYAKLGFHILDSTQSQVYNNLDENELATQGVKSTRGMILVHEDKPIDAKYYSTSSGFNSNAHNVW
- the kdsB gene encoding 3-deoxy-manno-octulosonate cytidylyltransferase translates to MKFLGVIPARYESTRLPKKPLKDICGHSMIEWVYKRAIKSDLDKVIIATDSEEVYKVIKEFGGEVILTDKNHLNGTSRIAEVCEKETGYDVIINIQGDEPLIEPEMINSLIEVFKDEEELKMATLKHKLHKKEDIENPNFVKVVTDKNDYALYFSRSVIPYPRNENLDIYFKHVGIYGYKREFVLEYSKQESTPLENSESLEQLRVLENGHKIKVLETPYEIIGVDTQEELERVREYIIKKGIEL
- a CDS encoding histidine phosphatase family protein — its product is MLRIYFVRHGETVWNTLKIFQGRSNSPLTELGIEQAKKLSKYLENINFQKIYSSPQERALHTTKLILGNRKMEITPIEEFQEINMGNVEGIPREEFEKNYPIEYHNFWHNAVEYNPSAYAGESYDEILERVKVGLNKLISENTHGNILVISHGVTLKAIFNIINQKGIDEFSKQPVPENTSTTIVEYDSNKFKIVKFSDTEHLK
- the ftsZ gene encoding cell division protein FtsZ, with the translated sequence MGGKFNINIKVMGIGGGGINALDEISTSSINEVTFFALNTDLQDLNNSKTLHKIQLGSSATKGLGCGGNMELGEKATKETLPLIKNLLKGTDFLFLTSTMGGGTGSSATALIAKLAKEMNILTIAIVTKPFSFEGKRRMKIAEAGIKNLKPFVDSLIVVPNDKLLDTNTPNLTVQEAFKKSNFVLYTAVKGMTDLMLAKGFINLDFADIKSLLLSSGEAILGFGEASGENRAEKAALAAVDSSLFERSISGARKFLVNIVGPKNLNLIESSVIVDTIKNECGADIDDVLFGVSIDENSKDTIKVISIANSFINK
- a CDS encoding RluA family pseudouridine synthase → MEYIIDSSFNEVRLDRFLRKKYENTPLTEIFKGIRTGKIKVNGKKSKENYRLKEGDIVKVLISGGETEVKSFIKISNKDLEILKSGIVFEDDKVVIFNKKADMVMHKGSGHEYGISELFKSYYKTDEFNFVNRIDKSTSGLVIGAKTLSVTRELAEEVREGNTEKKYYILVDGVVNQKDFTIKSYLKKEETKVIELDKYEIGSKESISYFKVLKRGKSRTILEAKLETGRTHQLRVQLSSLGHPIVGDGKYGKGGKSMFLFSYYCEIPKYDIKIELPLPEEFISNVK
- the rodA gene encoding rod shape-determining protein RodA → MGKNHDLVVTIKRIKKMKNMILYIALCIVAISILTVYSATIHKGNSFFYKEIAWTGLGIFTYFIFSFIDYRIYGKYYKIIYLINVILLALVFVIGDKRLGAQRWIDLGFITIQPSEFSKLLIVLTFSEVLATKYANKFSGLKNVLETSMHILPIFLLIAAQPDLGTSLVIIFLYLILIFVNGIDWKTIIILGIAGVSMAPIGYFFLLKDYQRERVLTFLNPEADLLGSGWNVTQSMIAVGSGGVFGKGFLQGTQSKLRFLPESHTDFIAAVFLEERGLIGGCVLLALYLLLLWGIMRIGDKSEGFGKLICYGISAIFFFHIVVNIGMVTGIMPVTGLPLLLMSYGGTSFLFAFAMLGIVQSINIYRE
- the dut gene encoding dUTP diphosphatase, with protein sequence MEKVIVKLVLENGVELPKYMTEGAAGMDVKANISEAVVLKTLERKLIPTGIKMEIPYGYEVQVRPRSGLALKHGITLVNTPGTIDSDYRGEVGVVLINLSNEEFTVNPGERIGQLVLQKVYKMEFEKVEELSTTIRAEGGFGHTGK
- a CDS encoding M16 family metallopeptidase, which encodes MSIITKKLNNGITLLMEDIKSINTASLGFFVRTGVKNELPGEEGISHFIEHLLFKGTTNRTAKEISEEIDNQGGMINAYTSVEKTAYYIQMTSNTLSKGIDILNDMFLNSTFTEENIEKERNVIIEEIRMYEDIPEEVVHEENLNFAINGVQSQKIAGSIESLKGIDRDKILKYFNDMYKPENIIIAVAGNIDEEKIYNQLNEGIGQLKDKSSFRSYNGNMFINSGEKIINQETNQVHLCVNTLGTSNTDEDRVPMSVISNVLGGNMSSRLFQKIREEKGLAYSVYSYTSTFDEGGLFTVYAGTTHDDYKEVISIIENELKELKEKGITENELLRAKNQFLSMVTFGLESSKGKMTRMAGSYLVYGYVRDIETVIKEIEDVTLEDIKRVAEKIFNESYLSKTILGNI